CTTGCCATCTGATCTTCGATTTAAGAGTTAAAAAACGATGATGTGTTACGGGAATGGGACCTAGGAGAGGACTCTTGCGAAAGAAATCTCATCTGGGTTCTGAAAACTTCATTTGAGTCTTTCTAGGTTTGATCATGGAAAGCGAGAAGGCACCAAAGCAATCCGATGGAAAACGGGAGATATCTGGACCTGGTTTGGCATGGGAACTGCTTCCCCTTCATATGTGGGATAATATCCTCGCACGGCTTCCGATTTCGAGCTTGTTCAGGACAAAATCTGTCTGCAAAACATGGAGAAATATAATCCAATCAGAATCTTTTCGTTCATCTTACAGATTGGTAAATCATCAAGAATCTTACTTCGTGCTTTTTGCAGATTTCAACAATCAAAAGGTTGCTGCTGCTTATAATCCAACAGAGAACAAATGGGTTTTGATTTCTCTGTCATTTGTATCATCTTCTTGCCCAAGCACATGTTGTAGGCTTCGTCGAGCTCTTGTCTCGCATGAGGGTCTCGTTCTTGCCGAAGACGAAAAGGGTTCCATTGTTGTGTTAAATCTTTTCACCCAAACTCACAGAGTATTACCTCCCATGTTGCCTATGATTTGGACTCGAGTACTGGCTATAATTAGTGAGGGGAACACTTCTTACAAGATAGTTGCAGTTAGTTCTGCTGTGTGGGATAGGATTGGTTCACAGGTTTATGATTCAAGAACGAATCGTTGGGAGGCAAAGGATGAGGTTGAAGTGAAATATGCGAACTTTGAGAGTGCCGTTTATTTGGACGGGTTATTGTATTGCCTGAATATCCGTGAGAAGCTTTTCGCATTTGATTTGGAGAAAGGTTCATGGCACTTTGTGGATGTGAAGATGCCTCCTTTGATCAGTTCTCGTCTCTTGGTGTATCATGGGGATCTGCTTTTGGTCGGAGGCCATGTGGAGTTTGGAGTGAAGTGGGGGATTGGCATTTGGGAATTAGACAGATTGGCTAAGAAATGGAAGAGAATTTGTTCCATGCCTGATCATTTGTTCTGTAAGTTTGGTCGTGGTGTCATTTATGAGTTCCTCACTGTTGATTGTCATGGCAAGATTTGCTTCAATACGAACACGTCAACTGATGTTCTCATGTATGATCTTTTGGAGAATAATTGGGGGTGGCTTCCACGCTGCCCTTTAGAGAATTCTCAGAATAAGCTCTCATGGTTTGGCCATGGAGTGGAACCTCGGATTGATGAGCTTGTGTGATGTAGCATCGGCTATCAATATTGGCCTGAATACCATGACTGTCTCTGGAGGAGGTATTCTTCAATATTATGTATTTATTAGGAACAAAAAAAGCATTTTATGTTTGTATAATTCAGTTTATGTTCAAGAACTTTTCTGTTGTAAAGCTGTAGCATATCAATTGATGTTACCGGGTTTCTACTATTGTTTCGGttaatttattcttttctgTTCAAATTGCTGAGCAGAGCAGTGAGGACCTATTAGTTTTTACCATTCTGTGCTTCACTTTGTATTCATCACTTTTGTGAACCAATTGTTCTTTTTGATAAAAGGAAATCTGACGGAGAGGGGGTTAGAGGCTTAGAGCAGGAAAACACATTGTATATTATGTGAAAAGATTTAGTCAAGTTCATTTAACAGCCTCTCATATCCCAGAAAACATTTTTGTTGAGATTGCAAAAGAACATCCCTGTATACATCAAAAGATCATACTGATATACAGAAGGTTGGCCAAATGATCTAATGTCCAGTTAGTGTCTCTATTATCAGAAGACTGACCGAGAAGTCTTCgcacaggggggggggggggaagcttGATGGAATCCTATTTgtcatttgtttattttctttcttcacatGCTCTGTTACCTTTACTGCATTGTGCTTTACTTTGGTTTCATCCCTTTCTCAAACTCATATTCTTTGGGGTGAATCTTAATCCAACTAATTGTTTCCACTTTATTGAGTTCTTTTCTCATAATTTGGTATTTGGTATTATGTTAGACTTAAAAGatccattaattaatgttgGGTTAAAAGATCcattgtttttcccttttttgtttcatgaaatttttTGACATTAAACTTTTGAAGTATGTGTTTCTGATATAACAAGTCaccattctttcttcctttggACTTATTTTGCTGTAATTTCAATCATCAACTTTCTCATAGGTTTGTTTTTCTCATATGCTCTTCTGGATTCTGTTTGCTGAAGTAGTGTAGAGTGCTTCTCCTGTTACTTGGTTCGTTGTTAAGGAAAACAAAAGAGCTGACATACACATAGACA
The nucleotide sequence above comes from Telopea speciosissima isolate NSW1024214 ecotype Mountain lineage chromosome 3, Tspe_v1, whole genome shotgun sequence. Encoded proteins:
- the LOC122653465 gene encoding F-box/kelch-repeat protein At5g15710-like, whose translation is MESEKAPKQSDGKREISGPGLAWELLPLHMWDNILARLPISSLFRTKSVCKTWRNIIQSESFRSSYRLVNHQESYFVLFADFNNQKVAAAYNPTENKWVLISLSFVSSSCPSTCCRLRRALVSHEGLVLAEDEKGSIVVLNLFTQTHRVLPPMLPMIWTRVLAIISEGNTSYKIVAVSSAVWDRIGSQVYDSRTNRWEAKDEVEVKYANFESAVYLDGLLYCLNIREKLFAFDLEKGSWHFVDVKMPPLISSRLLVYHGDLLLVGGHVEFGVKWGIGIWELDRLAKKWKRICSMPDHLFCKFGRGVIYEFLTVDCHGKICFNTNTSTDVLMYDLLENNWGWLPRCPLENSQNKLSWFGHGVEPRIDELV